Proteins encoded within one genomic window of Oncorhynchus tshawytscha isolate Ot180627B linkage group LG02, Otsh_v2.0, whole genome shotgun sequence:
- the ptp4a1 gene encoding protein tyrosine phosphatase type IVA 1: protein MARMNRPAPVEITYKNMRFLITHNPTNATLNKFIEELKKYGVTTVVRVCEATYDSTLVGKEGIQVLDWAFDDGAPPSNQIVDDWLNLLKTKFREEPGCCIAVHCVAGLGRAPVMVALALIECGMKYEDAVQFIRQKRRGAFNSKQLFYLEKYRPKMRLRFKDSNGHRNNCCIQ from the exons ATGGCGCGTATGAACCGACCTGCCCCTGTGGAGATCACCTACAAAAACATGAGGTTCCTCATTACCCACAATCCAACCAATGCCACTTTGAATAAATTCATTGAG GAACTGAAGAAGTATGGAGTGACCACCGTTGTGAGAGTATGTGAGGCCACCTATGATTCCACCTTGGTGGGGAAAGAGGGAATACAGGTTCTG GATTGGGCGTTTGATGATGGAGCTCCCCCCTCTAACCAGATTGTTGATGATTGGTTGAACCTCCTGAAGACGAAGTTTAGGGAGGAGCCTGGTTGCTGCATTGCTGTCCACTGTGTAGCTGGCCTGGGGAG AGCCCCTGTCATGGTTGCCCTGGCTTTGATTGAATGTGGGATGAAATATGAAGATGCTGTCCAGTTTATCCGGCA GAAGCGTCGCGGAGCGTTCAACAGCAAGCAGCTTTTCTACCTGGAGAAGTATCGTCCAAAGATGCGCCTGCGCTTCAAAGACTCCAACGGCCACCGCAACAACTGCTGCATCCAGTAG